The following are encoded in a window of Pristis pectinata isolate sPriPec2 chromosome 1, sPriPec2.1.pri, whole genome shotgun sequence genomic DNA:
- the hspe1 gene encoding 10 kDa heat shock protein, mitochondrial translates to MQHPPDVRGHVAAFEGYSLTWNICHSPRCREEAASKLIFLSIFSERERGGMAGQAFKKFLPLFDRVLVERVAAETMTKGGIMLPEKSQGKVLQATVVAVGPGSRVKNGDIQPVNVKVGETVLLPEYGGTKVVLEDKDYYLFRDGDILGKYTE, encoded by the exons atgcaacatcctcctGACGTTCGAGGTCACGTCGCCGCGTTCGAAGGCTATTCCCTCACGTGGAACATCTGCCATAGTCCTCGGTGCAGAGAGGAGGCTGCAAGCAAGTtaatttttttaagcattttctccgagagagagagaggaggaatg GCAGGTCAGGCATTCAAAAagtttcttcctctctttgaTCGTGTTCTGGTGGAAAGGGTTGCAGCAGAAACAATGACGAAAGGTGGCATTATGCTTCCAGAAAAATCTCAGGGAAAAGTGCTGCAAGCAACAGTTGTAGCAGTTGGACCTGGCAGCCGAGTAAAG AATGGTGATATCCAGCCAGTtaatgtaaaagttggtgaaacgGTTCTACTGCCAGAATATGGAGGGACTAAAGTTGTTTTGGAAGACAAG gATTATTACTTGTTCAGAGATGGAGATATCCTTGGAAAATACACAGAATAG